A section of the Paenibacillus yonginensis genome encodes:
- a CDS encoding GNAT family N-acetyltransferase gives MSSEICAPTLVIRKCCSNDALALTSLMRQLSYPTTLNVMKERLTMMDKQSSKFSFVAELDGEVVGTVGLEVVRKQDMKQPVLVITSLVVDEKFRKMGLGKRLIAQVETIAAELSCSHLHVGYKAERGPGSAKSFYLKQGFECNGYRLSKAL, from the coding sequence TCCAATGACGCGCTTGCTCTGACGTCTTTGATGCGCCAGTTGAGTTACCCGACAACACTGAACGTGATGAAAGAACGCCTCACTATGATGGATAAGCAGTCTTCGAAATTTTCGTTTGTAGCTGAATTGGACGGCGAGGTTGTTGGCACGGTTGGTTTGGAAGTCGTCCGCAAGCAGGATATGAAGCAGCCGGTTCTGGTCATTACTTCTTTAGTAGTGGATGAGAAGTTCCGGAAGATGGGGCTTGGCAAACGATTGATTGCCCAGGTAGAAACCATCGCCGCCGAGCTTTCCTGCAGCCATCTGCATGTAGGGTATAAGGCGGAAAGAGGTCCGGGTTCGGCCAAATCGTTTTACCTCAAACAAGGTTTTGAATGCAACGGATACCGTCTGAGCAAAGCGTTGTAA